A single genomic interval of Rhodopseudomonas palustris harbors:
- a CDS encoding response regulator transcription factor → MRLLIVEDNLELADLISRGVNAAGYDVDVVSGVEDARAALALVNYVAMALDLGLPDGDGMSLLRELRAGHESIPVLVLTARSGVQDRVSGLKAGADDYLVKPFAIEEMVARIEAILRRPGHLLGRSLSLGNLTFDTEGRQILIDGEPRLLSGRELNVLELLLRRQGRVVPKKTLEDQMFGLGGDVASNAVEVYVSRLRKQLEELGATVQIRTIRGVGYLLSEIK, encoded by the coding sequence ATGCGCCTCCTGATCGTCGAAGACAACCTCGAGCTGGCGGACCTGATTTCACGGGGCGTCAACGCCGCCGGCTACGATGTCGATGTCGTCAGCGGCGTCGAGGATGCGCGCGCTGCCCTCGCATTGGTGAACTACGTCGCTATGGCGCTCGATCTCGGTTTGCCGGACGGCGACGGCATGTCGCTGTTGCGCGAGCTGCGGGCCGGCCATGAATCGATCCCGGTGCTGGTGCTGACCGCGCGCAGCGGCGTGCAGGACCGCGTCTCCGGCCTGAAGGCCGGTGCCGACGACTACCTGGTCAAGCCGTTCGCGATCGAGGAAATGGTGGCGCGGATCGAGGCCATCCTGCGTCGGCCGGGGCATCTGCTCGGCCGCTCGCTGTCGCTCGGCAATCTCACCTTCGATACCGAAGGCCGCCAGATCCTGATCGACGGCGAGCCTCGCCTCCTATCTGGTCGTGAGCTCAACGTGCTCGAATTGCTGCTGCGCCGGCAGGGCCGCGTGGTGCCGAAGAAGACGCTGGAGGATCAGATGTTCGGGCTCGGCGGCGACGTCGCGTCGAACGCGGTCGAGGTCTATGTCTCGCGGCTGCGCAAGCAGCTCGAAGAGCTCGGCGCCACGGTGCAGATCCGGACGATCCGAGGCGTCGGCTATCTGCTGTCGGAGATCAAGTAA